A stretch of the Chloroflexota bacterium genome encodes the following:
- a CDS encoding cytochrome C oxidase subunit IV family protein: MSQEHQVAEERAEAEVHTGHPTPLTYFKVAITLSVLTALEFGLFYLEWLSYGIIPVMGFLSAAKFLLVAMFYMHLRYDKVGISIFGRDVPIFSLMFVAGLIVAAGVVFALMALFAFFTGGV, from the coding sequence ATGAGCCAAGAACATCAAGTCGCAGAAGAGCGTGCCGAGGCGGAGGTCCATACGGGCCATCCCACACCTCTAACATACTTCAAGGTAGCCATAACGCTGTCGGTGCTTACGGCGCTTGAGTTCGGCCTGTTTTATCTGGAATGGCTGAGCTACGGCATCATACCCGTCATGGGATTTTTGTCCGCCGCGAAGTTCCTGCTGGTGGCGATGTTCTACATGCACCTGCGATACGACAAGGTGGGCATCAGCATATTCGGCAGGGATGTGCCGATATTCTCGCTGATGTTCGTGGCTGGGCTGATAGTCGCCGCCGGAGTAGTGTTCGCGCTGATGGCGCTGTTCGCCTTCTTCACAGGCGGCGTTTAG
- the rplT gene encoding 50S ribosomal protein L20, with protein sequence MTRIKRGTNKRRRHKKLLKATKGHQGVRHTLYRRAHESIIHAMAYSYAHRKEKKGDMRRLWNIRINAAARANGTTYSRLIHGLKLAGIEINRKMLADIAIRDPEAFAKIAEQAKAQLEPAA encoded by the coding sequence GTGACCAGAATAAAGCGCGGCACAAACAAGCGCCGCCGACACAAGAAACTACTCAAGGCTACAAAAGGGCATCAGGGCGTGCGCCACACTCTGTACCGCCGTGCGCACGAGTCTATCATCCACGCGATGGCGTATTCCTACGCGCACCGCAAGGAGAAGAAGGGTGATATGCGCCGGCTGTGGAACATCCGCATCAACGCCGCCGCGCGCGCCAACGGCACGACCTACAGCCGCCTGATTCACGGGCTAAAGCTGGCAGGAATCGAGATAAACCGCAAAATGCTCGCGGACATCGCCATTCGCGACCCTGAGGCGTTCGCCAAGATTGCGGAGCAAGCGAAGGCACAACTGGAACCGGCGGCATAG
- the rpmI gene encoding 50S ribosomal protein L35: MPKLKTHKGAKARFRVTSTGKLVRMKGHRSHLRRKKSNKVKRQFNGKIDVSPADTPRMKKLLPYGIA, translated from the coding sequence TTGCCCAAACTTAAGACACACAAAGGCGCGAAGGCGCGATTCCGCGTAACATCCACCGGCAAGCTGGTGCGGATGAAGGGACATCGCAGCCACCTGCGCCGCAAGAAGTCCAATAAGGTCAAGCGGCAGTTCAATGGCAAGATCGATGTCAGCCCGGCGGATACGCCGCGCATGAAGAAGTTGCTGCCCTACGGCATCGCCTAA
- a CDS encoding translation initiation factor IF-3, producing the protein MPRYRPYAIFFGKLRRLDHIIDGEVSSIPPREYRVNHRIRVPEVRLVDDRGEQLGVMPTRQAMEIADDRGLDLVEVAPTARPPVCRIMDYGKFKYDNTRKEREARKARKAKAMQEQREVRMKTRIGKHDLDAKTRLAKRLLNGGAKVKVSVTFRGREMAHPELGMNLLRTVANDLVDEALLERPPAFEGRFLTMTLVPNPNREKASASQEKEEVAQT; encoded by the coding sequence TTGCCTAGATATAGACCATATGCTATATTCTTTGGAAAACTTAGACGATTAGACCATATTATAGATGGAGAGGTGAGCAGCATCCCCCCGAGAGAGTATCGAGTCAATCATCGAATCCGTGTACCGGAAGTTCGGCTTGTGGACGACCGCGGCGAGCAGTTGGGTGTAATGCCCACGCGCCAGGCAATGGAAATCGCCGACGATAGAGGCTTAGACCTTGTTGAGGTCGCGCCTACGGCAAGACCACCCGTGTGTCGCATTATGGATTACGGCAAGTTCAAGTACGACAACACCCGCAAGGAACGTGAAGCACGCAAGGCGCGCAAAGCCAAGGCGATGCAAGAACAGCGGGAAGTCCGCATGAAGACTCGCATCGGAAAGCACGATCTGGACGCAAAGACACGGCTTGCCAAGCGTCTGCTGAACGGCGGCGCGAAGGTCAAGGTGTCGGTAACATTCAGGGGACGCGAGATGGCGCATCCGGAACTCGGCATGAACCTGCTCCGCACTGTCGCCAACGACTTAGTGGACGAGGCGCTGCTTGAGCGCCCGCCCGCGTTCGAGGGCCGCTTTCTGACGATGACGCTCGTGCCTAATCCGAATCGGGAGAAAGCCTCAGCCTCGCAGGAGAAGGAAGAAGTTGCCCAAACTTAA
- a CDS encoding SCO family protein, with translation MRAIGIPSPGNRNRCLPSVVIFLIASLFAFLAVGCSASAPDFDEFKGTPFTGERPAPDFTLTDQFGKPRSLRTDFDDRVTLLTFLYTECPDVCPIVANHLRDISGILDDGEPDTAIVIVSVDPINDTVESAHAYSERWGMQDRWTYLVGNEEDLTEVWHAYFIDPYQHGPGNREDGGEATHSRSQGGGTSGLERASRRVIHSAPIYVIDGDGIMRSAFTLPLAPEEVVHDVRLVGG, from the coding sequence ATGCGAGCAATAGGGATACCTTCACCGGGCAACCGTAACAGATGCCTGCCGTCGGTTGTAATCTTCTTGATAGCATCACTGTTTGCCTTTCTTGCTGTCGGCTGCTCCGCCAGCGCACCGGACTTCGACGAGTTCAAGGGAACACCCTTCACCGGCGAACGACCGGCACCCGACTTCACACTGACCGACCAGTTCGGCAAGCCCCGCTCACTGCGCACGGACTTTGACGACCGCGTTACCCTTCTCACATTCCTGTACACGGAATGCCCTGATGTCTGCCCGATAGTGGCGAATCACTTGCGCGATATTTCCGGCATACTAGACGATGGTGAGCCGGACACTGCTATCGTCATCGTCAGCGTTGACCCCATCAACGACACCGTAGAGTCGGCGCATGCCTACTCGGAGCGATGGGGAATGCAGGATCGTTGGACCTACCTAGTTGGCAACGAAGAGGACCTGACCGAAGTGTGGCATGCATACTTCATCGACCCGTATCAGCACGGTCCGGGCAACAGAGAAGACGGCGGCGAGGCGACGCACAGCCGCTCGCAAGGTGGCGGAACGAGCGGCCTGGAACGCGCAAGCAGGCGAGTAATCCATTCGGCGCCGATATATGTCATCGACGGAGATGGCATAATGCGCTCCGCGTTCACGCTTCCGCTCGCGCCGGAAGAAGTGGTGCACGATGTGCGCCTAGTAGGAGGATAA
- a CDS encoding cytochrome c oxidase assembly protein, whose translation MNEIAGSLWLQWEAHWDAMLGLALLLGAYLYGVGPLRERYKLADYAEPRQIATFCAGIVVIFFALASPLHILSEQFLFSMHMSQHVLLTLIAPPLLVLGTPDWLLRPLLRPNWSFRIARVLTHPVTAFAAFNVVFSIWHIPALYEASLISEAVHALEHILMVGTAILMWWPLTSNLPELPRLDYPFQMGYIFILSIAQIIVFAIITFAEEPIYDFYVQAPRIWALSPLLDQQIGGIIMKVGSGIYFLTLMIIIFFKWFNQEEEIRKLDSEEQYGKKDDGWADGPALEDSYR comes from the coding sequence TTGAACGAGATTGCGGGTTCGCTTTGGCTGCAATGGGAGGCGCACTGGGACGCCATGCTCGGTCTTGCGCTTCTGCTCGGCGCGTACCTCTACGGTGTGGGACCGCTGCGCGAGCGCTACAAGCTCGCAGACTACGCTGAACCGCGTCAGATAGCTACATTCTGCGCCGGTATCGTGGTCATATTCTTCGCCCTGGCGTCGCCGTTGCACATCCTGAGCGAGCAATTTCTGTTCAGCATGCACATGTCGCAGCATGTGCTGCTGACGCTGATAGCGCCGCCGCTGCTGGTGCTAGGCACGCCGGACTGGCTGCTGCGCCCGCTGTTGCGCCCGAACTGGTCGTTCCGTATCGCGCGCGTGCTGACGCATCCCGTTACGGCGTTCGCGGCGTTCAATGTGGTATTTTCGATATGGCACATACCCGCTCTGTACGAGGCGTCGCTGATAAGCGAAGCAGTCCACGCGCTGGAGCACATTCTGATGGTCGGCACGGCGATCCTGATGTGGTGGCCACTGACTAGCAATCTGCCTGAGCTGCCGCGCCTGGATTACCCGTTCCAGATGGGCTACATATTCATTCTGTCGATAGCGCAGATAATCGTCTTCGCCATCATCACATTCGCGGAGGAGCCGATATACGACTTCTACGTGCAAGCGCCACGGATATGGGCATTGTCTCCGCTGCTGGACCAGCAGATCGGCGGGATAATAATGAAGGTCGGCAGCGGCATTTACTTCCTGACGCTGATGATTATCATATTCTTCAAGTGGTTCAACCAGGAAGAGGAAATCCGAAAGCTCGATTCCGAAGAGCAATACGGCAAGAAAGATGATGGCTGGGCAGACGGACCCGCCTTGGAGGACAGTTACAGATGA